A window of Anaerolineae bacterium genomic DNA:
TGTAGAACAGGGTCGATTTAAGCGGCGAACCGATCGCACCGGCGCGGGCGGTGGAGATGACAAAGGCGCTGTCGAAGGTCTGGAAGGAACCGATCACGGACATGACCAGGTTGAAGAAAATGGTGGGGCTGAGGATGGGCAGTGTGATGCGCAGGAAGCGCTGTAACCGCCCCGCACCATCGATCTCGGCGGCCTCGTACAGCGTCTGCGGGATGCCCTTCAGGCCAGCCAGGAAGATCAACATCTCGCCGCCGACCCCCCAGGCGCTCATGATCACCAGCCCCCAGATTGCCCAGTTGGGGTCGCTGAACCAGCTGGGTCCCTGAATGCCAAAGAGCTTCAGCGCAGCGTTAAACGGCCCAAAGCGCGGATTGAAGATCCATTGCCACAGCACAGCAACACTGACGCTGGCAACTACCCCTGGCAGATAGAAGGCCGTCCGGAACAAACCTACCGCAATCGTCGCTTCGTTGAGCAAGATGGCCAGGAACAGCGCGACCACCAGCCGCAACGGCACGCTGGCCAGAGAGTATTTGGCCGTGATTGCGAGTGAATGGCCGATGTCAGGGTCCTGAAGGATATTCCGGTAGTTCTCCAGTCCGACCCAGGCTGGCTCGCTCAACATACTCCATTGGGTGAAGCTCACATAGAGGGAGAACAGAATCGGCCCCAGGGTGAAGACCAGAAATCCAATGACCCAGGGCGCTACCATCAGGTAAAAGATCGCAGCTTCCCGGCGTTTCGTCGTCCAGAAGGGTTTTCTTAATTGAATGCTAGAAGAAACGGCCATGAATTCCCTCCAGCGGTATCAAGATGAGGCGGACCGGCTTGGCCCGCCTCATCCTCTTCATGGGTTAGTCAGGTTACTGGTTGTAGCCGTCGAGGCAAGCTTGCGCTTCAGCGGCTGCGGCGTCCAGGGCTTCCTGAACTGGCATATCCTCGA
This region includes:
- a CDS encoding sugar ABC transporter permease, with amino-acid sequence MAVSSSIQLRKPFWTTKRREAAIFYLMVAPWVIGFLVFTLGPILFSLYVSFTQWSMLSEPAWVGLENYRNILQDPDIGHSLAITAKYSLASVPLRLVVALFLAILLNEATIAVGLFRTAFYLPGVVASVSVAVLWQWIFNPRFGPFNAALKLFGIQGPSWFSDPNWAIWGLVIMSAWGVGGEMLIFLAGLKGIPQTLYEAAEIDGAGRLQRFLRITLPILSPTIFFNLVMSVIGSFQTFDSAFVISTARAGAIGSPLKSTLFYMLYLYQNAFSFLKMGYAAAMAWVLFIVIVSITYLINRTSNRWVFYG